Sequence from the Trichocoleus sp. FACHB-46 genome:
CTGAATCCGCAGATTCTTGTCGGTGTCAGGATAGACTTCCAACACGTCTCGGATTTTGTTCCAATAGTATTGCACCGTCCGCTCGGAGATGTTCATCCGCTTTGCGATCGCTGTATCCTGTAAGCTCTCTTGAAAAGCCAACTGCAACACTTCCAGCCATTTCGCGTTCAGTTGCAGCCCATTGCGAATTTCTCTGGGTGTGTAGGTGCGTTCTTTTAAAGACCAATCCACCATCTGCAACAGCTCTTTCATGGGGAGGCTTTTATCCACGATGGTGAATCCTCCCTGATGATTGTCGATCGCGGGCTTGAGCCACACCAGCGTCCGGATGTGAGCACTTTGCACCACTAAGTTTTGCGTCGGATAGCGCTCCATCAGCATCTTCAGGAGTTGCAATCCCGCATGAGCTTGTGCCGTGGCTCCCGCCGTCTCTGGCATGACTAAGTCTACAATGACCAAATCCGGTTGAAGCGCTGCCATTTGCTCTAAGGCTGCCTGAGCATTGCACGCCGTGACAACTTCAGCCTGAGGATACTCCTGCTGCAAAATATGCAAAGTGCCGCCCAAGACAGATTCATGATCATCAACAATTAAAAAGGTGGGTTTGGTGACTTCCGATAAGGGTGAGCGCATGGTCAATTGCCTTCAACTCCAGCAATAACTAATTTCCGAGGAAAACTTCGAGGGTGCAAACAGTCTCATTTCCCTCCCAGGATAAAGGAAAACATCAAATCAGGAACTACGCTCGATCGCCAAGCTTCCTAGCGGGTGCTGACAACAACCCTTGCGGGAAAGTGCAAACTCAATTCTGTTTCAAAGCCTTGGAGTCAGAGCGGGACTTACGCAAGCACCACTTAGGGGTAACAAGAAGGCTAGAACAACGACTGGATGAGGGAAGCAGCGTGTAAGCCTTGCTGAAGATAGGGTTGCTTATTGCTACTAAGCTGCATCCAAGACTCTATTCCAATCGGTGGCTAAGTCCATTCCATCTAAGCAGGCTTGGGCATACGAACCGCCTAGAAATCGCTATGTCTGCACCTCATTCTTCGTCCTTCTTTAGCTCGACAAATATAGCTAGCTAAGCCTCAAGTGCAAACTTCATGACCTTGAATGACCGCACTGGTATAGGCAAGGGCTACGAGGACAAATAAACCAGATAAGCGCTGAGGATGGAGACGAGTAGATTCGACTTGGTATCCCCTACCTTTGTAGCCACGAAAAAAAGCTTCGATGCCTATGCGATGCTAGTAAGCGTGAACAGCAGCACCTAAGGAGGGCAGATTGGCTAAGAGAAACCAAGCACTTTTCTCGCAATGACCTCGATACGCTCGTTTCCAATAACCCGCTACGTTAAACAGTCCAACTCCCGCTTGTTTCGCCACCCTAACTTGCTCGAAAAAGTGCGATTGACCGGGTTTTAATCCCAAGGGTTAGAGTTGCTGAACTGAACCGTTTTCATCTTAAACGTACTCGTTACAGCGTCAGCGTAAACAGAAGCTGAGCTTCTCCTGGCACAACCATTGCGCCAGATGCACTGAGCAAAATTCACGGTCACCTAAGACCACGACTTGATAAGACTTCAGCAGCACTAAGAGTGGGCGCAGAACTGCCTGTTGTTGCGCTAAGCCCGAACTCCCAGAATGCGACAAGAACTGCCAGTACAAAAGCAAAGCTCGTCCTCGATAAATCACACTGACCAGCTACACATCTGCTTCAAGCTTCCTGTTACCCCCTGAGGGGCTTCAAGCTCAACTGTGCTGACCTGTTGGCTAAAAAATCCCGTTCTACCTCAAGTTGCCCGATTTGCCGATAGAGTTCATCAATTTGTGCCTGCTGGTCGCTTTGGGCGGAGACGGCAGAAGTGCTTGACTCAAAGACATTGCTCGCTCTAGCAGTTGCCGTTTCCAGTTGTTGGTCATCGTCGGATAGACGTCATCCTGGCTTGCCAACTCTGCTACTATCTTCTCACCCTGGATTGCGGCAAGGGCAACTTTGGCTTTGAATTAAGCGCTATGTTGTTTGCGTTTGTTTGCCATAAACTACCTCTATCATGAGCCAGTCGTTCAGAGCTTAGCTACCTATCCAATTTTTTGGGGCCACTTCAATTGAATTAACTCTGCCTCCAGCAGGACTTTGAAGATTGGCATGAAGTCGCTGAATCTTATCTTTAACTTTCTGTAAATCTCTAATTTTACGCTCTAGCTTAACGGCTTTAGTCTGACAGTCTTTCAAATACACTTTTGGATCGACTGGAGCAGCCTCTACCTCAGAAGAGCTTTGACTTGCAATCTCTAACGCTGACTTAATGTAACGATCAAACTTGCTCATTTCGTTCTTCAAGGTAACATCCAGTTTCTGAACTACTTTGTCGACAAAGCGATTTTTGATGATTTTTTGATAATAGGTGCGTAGTTCTTGTCTAAGTTTTTCAGTTGCCTTATGCTTTTCCAAAAGCTTATTTGTTTGATAACTCTTCCACAACTTATGAAGCAACCAAACAAGCATGGTGATCACTAGAATCAGAAGAAAAGGAGAACTTGACACTTGCTTATTAATAGCTTTGATAACAGCACTTCTGCTGAGCCCTAGAAAGCTGAGCAAGAATAGTGCTCCCATAATTTGAAAGACAAAACCTCTAATTTTTTTAATGAAGTAAGTCCAGATTGGATCTTCCTGATACTCAATTTTGCAATTTATTCGCCTCAGAGGATCTTGAAAGCTTTCTTCAATTTCAACTTGATCTCTAAATTTGAGCGAAGGTTCACTATCGTTCGCCGTTAGTACAGCTTGCAGCGTTATGTTAGCCGTCCGGACTAAGCCTTCTAATCCACTGTTGACATATTGCTTACAAATCTTGGTCCACTCCTCGTTCGCCCAATCAAGCAGCTCTTGCTTACAGACTGTAACTAAAAAGTCATTAACATCTAATTCGGTTGCTCTCGGTCTTAACTCAAGATACTGCTTTCCTTTTTGCTTAACTATACAGATTTCTAATTCATCTATTAATAATTGAAGTTTATATGAGATACTCTCTGCAAGAGAATCGTCTAGCAAGTCCTGTTTAGATTGCTGCACAATAGCATCCACAGAGCGCAAAAAATCCACTTTCTGATCATTAATGATTTTAATTAGTAAATTAATATCTAAACCAGATTTTTTTTGACTTTTTGAAGATTGCCGCTTCTCAATATTCTCAATACCTTGTTGAAGTATTTTTTGTTGACATTGAATAAATTCACTAGCTTGATCAATTACAAGGATGGTTTTAGCTAAACAGCGTTGGATTTTGATTAAACCAAGCTGTTTTTCATTTAAGGTAAGTAAGCAGTTTTTTAACTCCTTAAGCTCTATAGAACGATCGGGGTAACGAGAGACACTAATATTTTCAGAGCTTTTGCTAGGCAGAATTACCAGAAAGAACTCAATTACCGATGCATTAGTCAATAAGCTCAGTAACTCTCCTATTCCATTTAATGCTTCAAGCTGAGTATCAGTTACAAAAAATAAAATATCGCAATCTACTGATTTTTTAAGTTCATATTTGTCACTTGAGTTATCTATACTCTGGAAAACCAGCTCTGGACTTTTAGACGAGGGACTATCGCTGCCCAGAACAATGCGATCGCCCGATCGCAAAACTCTCTCTCCAAGCAATTGTTCACCGTTAATATAGGTGCCATTTCGGCACTGAGCAGAACTGTGTACTTTCCACAGGTAGTTGGAGCTGTTATTCTCGGAGCCATAACACTTTATTTCTAAATGTTGCCCACTAACGTAGGTGTAGTAGTTTGGAAGACAAACATCAGAACCAGGCTTGCGTCCAACAGTAATAATTTGCTGGTCTGGTAATTCATAAAGAGTTTGTTTAACATCTTCACTTTCTAATTTCTGAAGAATTAGACAGGCTGAGTGTGGAGATTGTTGTTTTTGTCGCAGTAACTTCGACAAGTCGTAGAACTGCAGCTGATAGTTATCGTCTAAAATCTTCTGATCGCCTAGGAGGCTATAAAACGACTGAACTACCTCTACATCATAAGCTACAGAATGAATGCTGAGCTTATTCAAATTCAAGTCAGCAGTGACTCTATCCAAGCTATAAAGAATATTTTGAAGCTCCTCTTCTTCAAGATCGCTGGCAATAATTTTTCTAGTATCTTCGATATAAGTCAACAGTTGACTGTTTTTAGAAGCCATATTAGTCTGTACCTTCATCTGGCAGCCCACCTTAATTTGTAAATTCGGATTCTACCGTCCCTGTCTCCGATCGCGAATAATCGACCATCTTGACTAAATGCCAGTGCTGTTATCTCCGTTGCATACTCAGAAATGCTTGCAAGGAGATTACCTGTCTGTAGATCCCAAATTTTAACTGTGCCGTAAAATCCGCCTGCAGCAAGCAATTTTTCATCAGAACTCATTGCTACAGCCTTCCCATCGCCAAGGTCAGACTGGATGGGTGAAAGATGATCCTTGGCAGTGGTCATATCCCAAATACGAATCGTATTATCTGCACTGTTACTGATTAAAGTTCTGCTATCAGGACTTATTGCAACTGAGCTAATGTCGTCTAGATGCCCATTCAACGTGAGCAAACTATTGCTTGAAAATTTCAAAATCTTAATCGCACCATCTGCACTTCCTCCAGCTAACGTGGAAGCATCAGGACTGAATGCGAGCGATCGAATGGGTTCTGAGCTTTTGTAAAAGAGTTTGTATTTCTCAGTCAGTCTCTGATTTTGCTGAGGCTTTTCGACCACTCTAACTCTACCAAGCTCTCCATAAGCCAAAAATTGATTGTTTTGACTCAGCGCCAATGACCAAATTAGTTGTTCTGTTGAAATCTGATTAATCTTTTTTCCTGCTAGGCTCCAAATTTCAATTGCCTTCGCCTCAGTAGCAACAGCTAATGTTTGTTGTTGACTGTTACTTACTGCCGCGCGAATCCTGCTTTTCAGCTGAATCAAACGTTTCACTGACTTCTGTTTGAAGTCATAAACTTGTATAGAGCCGTTCTCTTCACCGGAAATCAGAGAGATGTCATCAGAAGCAAAATTGAGTAATTTAATCTCTGATCTGTGGTTTTGCAGTTCATCTTGTTTCTCGATCTCAATTTGCTGAGGCGCATCTGTGCTTTTTGGCATCTGACTTACCTGAGATCTGGGGTTCATACTCCCCAACACTAGAAGGGCAGTAGATATGAGCCCAATAGACACAAATGCTAAAAACCCCAAACACAGCAACCTCCTTCTAGAAGCATAGTTAACGATGTGAGTAATGGGTTTGAACTGCTTTTGTGTTGAGTCTAGATAATCGCTTAGCTCAGTAATTTTTCTAGTAGGATTTAAGTTGCTTTTTAATTGATGCCGATCAATCTTAGAGATCAATCGATCTATTTGCTCCTGCTTATCACTCGTTTGCGAGGCTACAGTTACTAAGGTTTCTGTCTGAGAATTAAAGGTATTAACAGAAGTCTCGGTTAGAGTATAAAGTTGGCAACCTGTCTGCTTCCTCAAAGAAATCTCGGTTGGACTGTAAGTATCTACGTTCTCGGATTCAATTTCAAGTTGAGGATTTAAGTTGACTGACAGGTCTGTGGCGGTTGAATTTAAGAGAGCCTGTAATGCTTGCATCACATCACTGACAGTTTGATAGCGTTCTCGTGAATCAATCTCGACCATTTTTGTAAGAATAGATTCAAATTCAGCGCTGATCCTTACAGACTCTGGTAAAGTAAGTTCACGAGTTTTAGGGTCTCTCAGGTCCGTCAATGCCTCTGGCTTCACCTTAGCTAGTGCTTCCACACAGGTCATTCCCAAGGCATAGATGTCGCTATTCGGCTGTGGAATGCCAGCTAACTGCTCGGGAGGGCTGTACCCACGGCTATGAACGATCGTGGGCGATGGTTGCTCTTGATTTAGCAGAGATATTTGCTTGACCGCTCCAAAATCGATCAGAAATAGCTTTTGATCTTCGTGGCGACGGATAATGTTTTCCGGTTTGATATCCCGATGAATGATGCCTTGCTCATGGATATAATGCAGAACTTGCAGAGTATCCCTTAAAAAGGAAATTCCCTTCGCTTCATCCCAAGCTTGATGATTGCGTAGTTCTGCTCTTAACGTTTCTCCCTGGACGTACTCCTCTGCTAAATAAAACTCACCCTCCTCCTCAAAATAATCAAAAAGCTGAGGAATTTGTTCATGCTTACCTAACCGAAAGAGAGCCTCCGCTTCTCGATTAAATAACGCTTTCGCTGATGCGAATGATGCTGAATTGTCTGTTTGCGGCTGCAGCTGCTTGATGACGCAAGGTGGCTTGTCTGGTACATCCAACTCTTCTGCTAGATAGGTTTTACCAAAAGCACCAGAACCTAAAAATTTTACGACTTTGTAGCGATTAAGGACTATTCTGCCTAGCATTCAATAATCCTCCAAAAGAACGCACAATCCCTGCGGCAGTGCTTTACAAGAACATTAGCTGTGAATGTTCAGCCGTCATTGCCACACCATTGACAACGACCCCAAGCAGTTTTACATCGCCAAACTCCTTCAGCTTTTCAATCACAACCTGAAGATTTTTACGATCGGTGTAACCTGGTCGTGTCACAAGGACAAGTCCATCAGTATGCGGCTCTACCAACAGTGCATCACTGTATCTGAGGGCGGATGTGTCGATGACAACGAAGTCAAACGTGTCGCGTGAATATCTCAGTAATGCCTGGAATCGTGCGGACTCCAATACCTCTGCTGCCTGCTCAATCGGACCAGGGCTGGGCAAAATATGTAGGTTCTGAATCGTTGCAACCTCATGGATGTTTTCAGCATTCATGTAGTCGATTGATGAATCAATCTTTTCGCATTGCACCGGATCTACTTGCACAACACTTGCTTGAGAGGACGATCGCAAATCTGCCTCAATTAACAGCGTTTTTTTCCCGGCTTTGGCAGACGCGATCGCAAGATTATAAGCGCTCACAGTTTTTCCTTCTTTGCCTGTAATGCTCGTGAAAACAATTGTTTTGATAGCCTGTTTGCCACTGTAATGATGCAAGCTGCTGCGAACCAACTCGTAGAATTCCAGGTGTGGAGAGTTCGCTTCAATGACAATAGGAAGCCTGCCCTGTGGAAGTGAGGGTAGAATACCTAGAACCGGCATGCGCCCCTGCGCGATCGCGTGAACCTCTTCTGGAACCAGGATTTTGCCGTTGACAAGATCTAGCAACAGTACCAGTCCTGCGCTGAGGAGTAAGCCAAGAACTCCTCCCAAAACAAGAATGACGGGCTCGCTTAAACTCCAATCAGTGATAGCTTTTACTTGAGGTGAGCCATCTTTCATCCAATCGCTCCTTAATCCAGCTCTCCTCAATTCCGTCGCTGCTAGTTGCTTTTGTAGCTGATCAAATGCTTCTCGATAGCGAGTCACATCTCGTGTTCGCTCGTCTAGTTCTAGCTTTAGCGCCGTTCCATCTTTGTAGGTCTGCAGCAGCTCTGGTTCAAATCGGTCAAGAATCGTCAATTCTTGAGCGAGTCGATCGCGCTGAGTCTGTAAAGCAACTAATTTGTTCGCGAGATCTTGGCGAGCCTTGTCCAAACTAGTTCCATTTTGGAGGTCGTTAATTGTTTGAAGTGATACACGATTGCGATCACCTCCAATAACCTCTCCGACTCGTTGCTGTAGTTGATTTTCGTACGTCTTTTGTTGGTGTTTCAATACCACAATATCTGGATGCTTTGGCTGCAACTCTTGGCTTTGGTTCGCAATTTCTGATTCGATTTCATAGAGCTTTGCTTTGAGATTACTAATCGTAGTATCAGCACTGAGTGCCGAAGCTATATAAGCTTGCTCTGGAGTTAGTCCTAGTCTTTTTTGAAGGCTGGAAATTTCTGCATCGATTCCTGCCATTTCACGCCGGAACTGGCGTTGTTGCTGCTGGCTAGTCGTAATCGCTGAAACTAGACTACCGTCGATCGCGGCTTGAATTGCAGGTCGCTCTTGCTGACTGAAATCTTTGAGCTTTTCTTCTGCAACTTGCAGATCCTCTTCAAGTTTTCTTTTCTGGTCCTTTAAAACTCGAAGAGATGCTTCAATGTCTTTATACTTCGCCGTGAGACTTTGATGATGCAGAGCGTTGATCAGTGATTCAACCAGCAGCTTGGCCCGCTGCTCGTCATCATCCTGATATTCAATCAAAATCTTATTTGCTTGCTTGGAATCTTGCTTCAGCTTGACCTGACTGCGAAGGATATTTGGCTCAACCGTTTGTTTTTTAGATTTGAGGTTTTCAGTCACTAACCGAATCACTGGCTCCGATAGCAGCGATTCTGGATTGGGAACTTGCTGTTGTTCCATGGACGGTTGAGTTTCTTTTGTCGAATTCGTCGCCGTTGCAATCTGATAGACTACTGCTCCTTGAACCAGGAAAGCGGTTTGAGGCTCAGGTTGTACACGAGCAAATGCTCCTGCAATTGCTGCGGTCGCCGCAAAGCAGCCCAGTCCTGCCCATTTATGTCGATTCAGCGCTGCTAGATAACGCTTGAAAGATGAATAGCCTTTCATTGCCTTTACCACAATGAGGTTTATCTACTGGAATTATTTGTTTTCTTGGCGTTCAGAGCCAAAAACGGTGTTGACGCTATTTCCTGCTGAGTCGAAGAACAGCAAGAAGCCCAAAGTATCTTTGAATGGTTGTGTAATTTGACTGAATGTATGGTTCAGTTTGGCAATCCAGGTGCGATTAAGCACAACGACATCGTTATGTTCCAAAACCGGATTTTGTGAATGATCGCCGCTGAGGGTTTTCCTGGCATTAATGACGGTACTAACCGCTTTGCCTTCCTTCTGATCAAACCGCACTAAAAGCACTTTTTTTAGATTTACCCGCTGAACATCGGGTTTGATTCCAGTGAGTGCATCGAGAAAGTCGCTGCCGTTTTCCAACTGTAATCGGTTCACTCCGCTGGAATAGTCCAAAACGCGAACTGTAATCTTCGGTTGTCCAAGATTGGATTTAGAAAGTAGTTCGCGATCGTAACTCGCTGCCGCAGCAGTTAACGTCGGAATTTGAATGACATCCCCATCCGTCAACCGGAGGTCGGGTAGCTGGCTCCCCTCTTTGAGCGGTGTAAACAGGTCAATGCTCTGTTCAACCGCTGAGTCACTGCCGATATTGCGCCGAACTTGTACCGCTCGCAAATCTGCAAAACGGGTCGTACCACCTGCATCGACTAGTGCCACTGGAAGCCGTGGATCTTGGAGGGCATAGAAGCCAGGCTTAGCAACTTCACCCATGACCATAACTTTAACGGGTCTAGCCGTGCCCAAAACGATGCCAACTTGAGGATTAACAATGTATTCGTTGAGTTGATTTCGGATTTTCGCTTGCGCTTGCGCGATCGTCAGATCGTTCAGGCTGAGAATGCCTAGCAGCGGAGCGGATACGTTGCCTTGCCAATCTAGGGTGGCGTTGAAATTGAGATCTTTACCACGAGGTGAAACGCTGACGGCGATCGCATCTCCGGGACCTAAGCGATAGGAGCTAAAGTCGCCATCCTCAGAATCCTCTAAATTCTCTAAATTTTCACCGCTGGGCGGAGCAGGTGTGGATTCCTCAGGTAAATTTTGAGCAGGAGGATTGGTTTGATTGGGAGTTTCGGTGGATTGCTGCTTCGGCGTTTCTTGGCCAACCGCGATCGACAAGAAACTAAACAGGCTTAATCCCCACAGCAACCAAGACAGCGAAATGATGAGCACGGTTGAGCTGAGTTGCCGCTGAGTATTTGGTTTTGTTAGATCTGATTTTGGTGAATTGTTGGTTGAAGAAAGTGTATGATTCATCATGGTTACCCTCACAGCAATTCGGTTGATTATTTTCGATAACCGAGTCGAGGAATTAGTTTGGAATCAGTCTTCTGAGGCAATCGCAAGTTTTTACTTGCACTGATAGCGATCCTGTTTGTCTTTAATCGAGTTTCTGGTTGGGGACCTACGGTGTTTAGACAACTGCTGAAGCTTCTGTAGCAGGTGGCATTTAGGATCTAGGGTGAAAGCGAAACTCTATGCGAGGGGCGGCTGCGTCCCCCGCACCCCCTTCAGAAAGGTTTGGTGGTTGCAAGTGGGAGTCTGAGTTAATTACGCTAGTGCAGAGGTTAAAACTGCTGCACTTGGAGTTGATCGACTCAGCGATCGTGGCTCACCGTCAACTCCTTTCGGGGGATGTGGGGGAAGTCCCCCGGTCTAGTCTGCCAACGTAGCCAAGATTTGTATACACGGTAGCTCTAAAGCTTCTCAAGTGATTCCTTTGCCTCGGTCAACAAGTTGACGGCAGTTTTGCAACTCTCACTGGTTAACTCAATTCCATCTACCACTGTGAGACTGGCATCCTGAACACTGTCACCAGCAGTTTCTACTGCATTCGTCAGCTTATCCATAGCGTCCTCAAGTTCCTGAGCCACATCAGTCATCTGCTGAAAGAGAGCGTCTTGAGCAGCAGTAACTTGCCCCATTGTTTGCTCAACGGCTGCTTCGATTTCATCTCCAACGGTTGTTAGTTGTTCAGTGAATTGGTCTACCAATCCATCGAGATGCTCGTTTAATGCAGTCGTACCATCATTAATCGCAGAAATTCCCTGATCTGTATAATTGTGCAACGCTTCAGTGCGCTGCTCTAATTCAGCTTGAAACGTTCCCAATTCGCGATTGGCTTCTTGAAATGATTGCTGAGTTTGAGATGCCGCAGCTTCGACTTCTGCACCAATGTTTTTGTCCTGCAAGGCGCTGAACGCATCCTCAGCCTCTTGCACTTCTTGCTCAAGCTCAGGGCTAAGTTCGGCGAGTTTATCATCGATCGCAGCGATCGCCTCTTTGGTTCCTTCTAACTCCTGAGTTAGCTCATCCTGCGTTGAGTTGATCCGGTCTTTCAGTTGCACCAGCATTTGATTGACCGAGTCTGCTGTGCTCCCGAGTTCTCCCTTATTGCTGCTGATCTGCTCAATCAGCGATTGTGCCTGCTCGTCTAGTTGTGCCCACGCAGCTTCGATTTGCTGGCGGACTCGGGCAATTTCAGCTTTCGCTTCTTGCAAGCTAGTTTGAGTTTGCTCAGTTTCTTCCAGGATGGTTGATAGTTTGGTAGTTGTTTCTGCTGCTGCCGTTTGAAGATCTGTCATGACACGCTCCTATCTCTTTGTTGAATTGATCACGTCCTCAATCCATCACGTCCACGGCACCGCGAATTTGTCGGCTACTTCTTTTACATTGTCGATTCCCTTTTGAATGGGGTCGATCAGCTCTTCTAGCTGATTAATCAGTGCTTCCAATTCACCGCGCCCTGATGAAATGTTGCCTTCTGCATCTGCCAGCTCACTGTTTTTGTCTCGAATCGCATCAACAACGTGCTGAATTGCGCTCTCAACTGTTTCTCTGATCTCTCCAACGCTTTGTTGGGTTGTTTCCAGCAGTCGATCGACTTCCTCCTGAACTGTGGCTGTTTGAATATCAGAGAGTTTTGTTTCTAGCTCGTCCAGGTTTGAAAATGTATCCACAATCTCTTGAACTTTGCTGGTTACTTCCTGCTGAGTTTGCTCTAATTCATCGGTTAATTGCTGCACCTGATCACTCAGGGCTGTCTGGGTTGTATCAACACTCTGTTGCAGAGCATCGACTGCCTGACTGGTGATATCAACAGCACTATCCAATTGCTCCTGACCAGATTGCAGAATGCCTTGTGCTTGTGTTAGGGCGGCTTCAGCACCCTGGCCGGAGGCTGCAAGCTCGCTCTGTCCCTGTTCTAGCTGCCCTGTTAGCTCTGTCAACTTTCCTTGAGCTTCTTGAAGCTCAGCTGCTAATTCATCTTGGGCAGTTGTGATGTCGCTTTTGAATGACTCAAACTCACTCTCTAAATCTGCAACTTCTTCACCAATTTCAGTTTTGGACGTTGTCACTTCTGTTTGCAAATCATCTATTGCTGTCTCAATCTGGCTAAGCAGATTCGTTACCTGGTTTTGCATCTCATCCAGGCTAGTTTCTAACCCATCGGCTTCCTCCTGAATCGCTGTAACATCTTGAACCAAGAGGTTCAACTTTTCAGGTATTTCGGTTGCCATTTGCTCTAATGAATCTGTTGTTTCACTCATGATTTGAATATCTCCAATAACTTCAAGCAAATTCTGTTAATCTGCTTCTAAAAAACTCAATTTTTTGAATGGCGATCGCTCGGTTCATAGTATTGCTCCCTTCTGTGGTTTTGCCTATTTAAGTGAATAACTCCTCTGTTCAAGCAAAATTAATCTGCTCCCCCTACTTCTCACAGAACAGGAAGTTATGGTGGATGCCCAATCTCATTTAGAAAGCGCCGCAATTCAGTTATTTCATGATTAACTCGTCCCCGTTGTTCATACAAAACCTCTATTCCACGCTCAGATACTGTAGAAGGTGGGTTCCAAATTTCTGCTTCGAGAGCTTCACGAATCTTCCTCAAGCCTCCATAAGCCTCTTGTAACTCTCCTATATGGTTGCGTGGACTTCCATCTGGTCGTAGTGCTACAACCTCACCAGCTGCTTCTCTTCTTGCAGCGTCATAATGATTGTGACCAGGTTCCTTATTAATCTTCCCCAACACATTATCTCTAATATTCTGTAACTTTTGAATTGCTTCTGTGGCCCTATCGCTAAGCCCTGGATTTCTTCCAATGCCTGGCAAACTTCTTGTATCGTCAGCATATCTAGCAGCATCTGCAGCATTATCAGTATTCCTGAGAAAAAATGCCGCAGCAGCTACATTTGTACCAAGCTTTGCCACAGTGGCAGCGTCACCGACGAAAGGAATCGCACCAGCCGCTGAAAGACCTGCATTTACATAATCTCCTTCTGCTGCATACCAACCTGCATTAATCAAATCAGCAACAC
This genomic interval carries:
- a CDS encoding polymorphic toxin type 28 domain-containing protein, giving the protein MSAADLMARIDTARNDHQRASDMLAEARNTGRTEEPQPPEPPRERPVDSPGGISDIGHTILDVAGLIPVVGGVADLINAGWYAAEGDYVNAGLSAAGAIPFVGDAATVAKLGTNVAAAAFFLRNTDNAADAARYADDTRSLPGIGRNPGLSDRATEAIQKLQNIRDNVLGKINKEPGHNHYDAARREAAGEVVALRPDGSPRNHIGELQEAYGGLRKIREALEAEIWNPPSTVSERGIEVLYEQRGRVNHEITELRRFLNEIGHPP